In the Longimicrobiales bacterium genome, one interval contains:
- a CDS encoding aconitase family protein, with amino-acid sequence MIKDLRERPIEKRPTTLKFEGRILYLLDDAELVKGQLYDNLNVELTDELKDQLRDQISTDEITPAYICFFYDETLGDFPYLGLRTTNQSTGETEYPVERNAVRNGGFVCSVAGKRRGKGSSREASPYAELHSGIKVVVAESIERIYNENCQNLGVLATNDFGIIDRIKAGEEIQLEEFTAGKDDITRQIIEFGGLFEFNVARLQGKVSIPLSAAQGGHTGVGATTLQAPPATRPMTLAEKIFAKHLVTDAAEGEAGVPWVQPGDAGFYQTDIRFSHEYVTPMASIFFEDKVGKDAKVVDPDSILFFRDHLTFLEKVMSQERIEQGLLDVAKELEVKQREFSVKQGVKLYGEQMGKKLGSQAICHSKILEEYAEPGMLVIGTDSHTPHAGAIGAVAFGVGTTAIFNSWITRDVRVSVPESFKVVVSGEPANNVTAKDYMLEILRHPYIRDGHAIGQIVEYAGPAVEALSVDERATMTNMAAEVGAFTGIIAADDKSVEFMVNERGMDRARAEELIVGMQSDPNAEYVKVIEIDASAIRPMAALPNDPGNGVFIDELGSDPIRIDIAYAGSCTAGKKEDMDMYAAVFAEADAQGLTAHPDVNVFIQCGSTEVREYCREKGYLELFEKMGAEFIEPGCGACIAAGPGVTTSPDEVSISSQNRNFPGRSGPGNLYLGSPYSVAASAVTGHVTSWTPGQAFKPVSARKLTTI; translated from the coding sequence ATGATCAAAGATCTCCGAGAAAGGCCAATCGAAAAGCGGCCGACGACCCTGAAGTTCGAAGGCAGAATCCTTTACCTGCTGGACGACGCCGAATTGGTGAAGGGACAGCTCTACGACAACCTGAATGTCGAGCTGACCGACGAGCTGAAGGATCAACTACGAGATCAGATCTCAACGGATGAAATCACCCCAGCCTACATCTGCTTCTTCTATGACGAGACGCTGGGCGACTTCCCCTACCTCGGGCTACGGACAACGAACCAGTCCACCGGGGAGACGGAGTATCCGGTAGAACGCAACGCGGTTCGTAACGGCGGCTTCGTCTGCTCCGTCGCGGGAAAGCGTCGCGGAAAGGGCAGTAGCCGCGAGGCGAGTCCCTACGCCGAACTGCACTCGGGCATCAAGGTGGTGGTCGCTGAGAGCATCGAGCGTATCTACAACGAGAATTGTCAAAACCTCGGAGTTCTAGCGACGAACGACTTCGGCATCATCGACCGCATCAAGGCAGGGGAGGAGATCCAGCTCGAGGAATTCACCGCCGGCAAGGACGACATCACCCGGCAGATCATCGAATTCGGTGGACTGTTCGAGTTCAACGTGGCACGCCTTCAAGGCAAAGTGTCGATCCCGCTGAGCGCTGCGCAGGGCGGACACACCGGCGTAGGAGCCACTACGCTCCAGGCTCCTCCGGCGACGCGACCCATGACGCTCGCGGAGAAGATCTTCGCCAAACACTTGGTCACCGATGCGGCCGAGGGTGAGGCTGGCGTCCCCTGGGTACAGCCGGGCGACGCGGGCTTCTACCAAACGGACATCCGGTTCAGCCACGAATACGTCACCCCAATGGCCTCGATCTTCTTCGAGGACAAAGTCGGAAAGGACGCGAAAGTCGTGGATCCTGATTCGATCCTGTTCTTCCGGGACCACCTGACCTTTCTCGAGAAAGTCATGAGCCAGGAGCGCATCGAGCAGGGCCTGCTCGACGTCGCCAAGGAGCTCGAGGTCAAACAGCGCGAGTTCTCCGTAAAGCAGGGCGTGAAGCTCTACGGCGAACAGATGGGCAAGAAGCTCGGCTCCCAAGCGATCTGCCATTCCAAGATCCTCGAAGAGTACGCCGAGCCGGGAATGCTCGTGATCGGGACCGACTCCCACACACCACACGCGGGTGCCATTGGAGCCGTCGCATTCGGAGTAGGCACCACGGCGATCTTCAACTCTTGGATCACCCGTGACGTCCGCGTCAGCGTACCAGAGTCGTTCAAGGTCGTCGTCTCAGGCGAACCTGCAAACAACGTGACCGCCAAGGACTACATGCTGGAGATCCTCCGGCATCCGTACATTCGAGACGGGCACGCGATCGGCCAGATCGTCGAGTACGCGGGGCCGGCCGTCGAAGCTCTGTCCGTGGACGAACGTGCCACCATGACGAACATGGCGGCCGAGGTCGGTGCGTTCACCGGCATCATCGCGGCGGACGACAAGTCCGTCGAGTTCATGGTCAACGAACGCGGCATGGACAGAGCTCGCGCCGAAGAACTGATCGTGGGCATGCAGAGCGACCCCAACGCCGAATACGTGAAGGTCATCGAGATCGACGCTTCCGCTATTCGGCCCATGGCGGCGCTTCCGAACGATCCAGGCAACGGTGTCTTCATCGACGAGTTGGGCAGCGACCCCATCCGCATCGACATCGCGTATGCGGGCTCGTGCACTGCGGGCAAGAAAGAGGACATGGACATGTACGCCGCCGTGTTCGCGGAGGCAGACGCACAGGGCCTGACCGCCCACCCGGATGTAAACGTCTTCATCCAGTGTGGTTCGACGGAGGTTCGTGAGTACTGCAGGGAAAAGGGCTACCTGGAGCTCTTCGAGAAGATGGGCGCCGAATTCATTGAGCCCGGGTGCGGAGCGTGCATCGCGGCCGGTCCTGGCGTGACAACGTCTCCTGATGAAGTCTCGATTTCCTCTCAGAACCGGAACTTCCCCGGCCGCTCAGGGCCAGGAAATCTCTATCTGGGTTCGCCGTACTCCGTGGCCGCGAGCGCTGTGACCGGTCACGTGACGAGCTGGACACCTGGGCAGGCATTCAAGCCCGTCAGCGCACGGAAGCTCACTACCATCTAG
- a CDS encoding VTT domain-containing protein: MSVIIGAALTCAAGGAFPWISSEAVILGAALVLPVDQLPVLVLACATGQVVGKTVLYGLTRWAPEKLPRRAQALLAKTEPWRKKKKLLGAGLFSGALVSVPPFAVITLACGTLRLPFPIFIVAAFAGTVGRYGAILWLAVRAGIGT; this comes from the coding sequence TTGAGCGTCATAATCGGGGCTGCACTGACGTGTGCGGCGGGTGGAGCGTTTCCTTGGATCAGTTCTGAAGCGGTGATCCTAGGTGCAGCTCTGGTACTGCCGGTCGATCAGCTCCCGGTGCTCGTCCTTGCCTGCGCCACCGGCCAAGTCGTCGGCAAAACCGTTCTTTATGGGCTGACGCGGTGGGCTCCTGAAAAGCTGCCCCGTCGCGCTCAGGCGCTTCTGGCGAAGACGGAGCCCTGGCGGAAAAAGAAGAAACTTCTTGGTGCCGGGCTCTTCTCTGGAGCACTCGTGTCGGTGCCTCCGTTCGCCGTAATAACGCTAGCCTGCGGCACTCTGCGACTCCCGTTCCCCATCTTCATTGTGGCCGCGTTCGCGGGAACGGTGGGGCGGTATGGAGCGATTCTTTGGTTGGCCGTGCGAGCTGGGATCGGTACGTAG
- a CDS encoding ABC transporter ATP-binding protein: MTRVLARLDGVVRRFGSITALDGAQLELRAGEVHGVLGENGAGKSTLLNVLGGLVRPDSGTVSIEGVPVTIANPRDAWTHGVGLVHQHFKLVPRLTVTENLTLSIRTAHTGWRLPLADVKERARALMASTGLDVPLDADVEDLGVGDRQRVEILKALLRGPRVLVLDEPTAVLAPPEVEPLFELLRKLADEGRSVVLVAHNLEEILSIADRVTVLREGRSVLTAERREVTSTGLAAAMVGRDAAVPSRVAESTSVSNETGGSPIVASCASAHVLGPRGEVALEDVDLEIRRGEIVGVAGVAGNGQRELARLFSGRTAPIRGAVDLPPRIGFIPQDRIEEGLALDLDLAENVALHEHRMTDSRLLDWTEIRASTERIVQDFDVRTPDTYTLARALSGGNQQKLVVGREIRAAGDLLVAENPTRGLDVVATGFVRALLPELVAAPDGPGVLLVSTDLNEVIELSDRIFTAVRGRLIEIPADARTRDSIGSVMLAGTV; this comes from the coding sequence GTGACCAGAGTCCTTGCTCGACTCGACGGCGTCGTACGACGCTTTGGATCGATAACCGCGCTCGACGGGGCTCAACTCGAGCTGCGGGCCGGTGAGGTACACGGTGTCCTGGGAGAGAACGGAGCAGGCAAGAGCACGCTCCTGAACGTCCTTGGCGGACTCGTGCGGCCCGATTCCGGGACCGTATCCATCGAGGGCGTCCCCGTGACGATCGCGAACCCTCGAGATGCGTGGACCCACGGTGTCGGCCTCGTCCACCAACACTTCAAGTTGGTCCCGCGCCTTACCGTAACCGAGAACCTCACCCTCAGCATTCGGACCGCGCACACCGGATGGAGACTTCCGCTTGCGGATGTGAAAGAGCGAGCCCGAGCTCTGATGGCCTCGACCGGCCTCGACGTTCCGTTGGACGCGGACGTTGAAGACCTCGGCGTAGGCGATCGGCAGCGTGTGGAGATCTTGAAGGCGCTGCTCCGGGGACCTCGGGTCCTCGTTCTCGACGAGCCGACCGCTGTTCTGGCTCCCCCAGAGGTCGAGCCGCTCTTCGAGCTGCTGCGGAAGCTTGCGGACGAGGGGCGGAGTGTCGTCCTCGTGGCTCACAATCTCGAGGAGATCTTGTCGATTGCGGATCGAGTGACTGTCCTGCGGGAGGGTCGCTCGGTTCTGACCGCGGAGCGACGGGAGGTGACATCAACTGGCCTTGCGGCAGCCATGGTGGGGCGCGATGCAGCTGTGCCGAGCCGCGTTGCAGAATCGACGTCGGTTTCTAACGAGACGGGCGGCTCGCCGATCGTCGCGTCGTGCGCGTCGGCTCACGTCCTTGGGCCGCGCGGGGAGGTTGCGCTGGAGGATGTGGATCTCGAGATCCGAAGGGGCGAAATCGTGGGCGTCGCAGGGGTTGCTGGGAACGGCCAACGCGAGCTGGCGCGCCTCTTCTCTGGACGTACCGCTCCCATACGTGGCGCTGTCGATCTGCCGCCTCGCATTGGCTTCATTCCCCAGGATCGAATCGAAGAGGGCCTGGCGCTCGATCTTGATCTTGCTGAGAACGTTGCGCTGCATGAGCATAGAATGACGGATTCCCGGCTTCTCGACTGGACCGAGATCCGCGCCTCCACTGAGCGGATTGTCCAGGACTTCGACGTCCGAACGCCCGACACATATACACTCGCTCGGGCGCTTTCCGGGGGGAACCAACAGAAGCTTGTCGTGGGCCGCGAGATCCGTGCCGCCGGCGATTTGCTCGTGGCCGAGAACCCCACACGGGGCTTGGATGTCGTTGCAACAGGCTTTGTTCGCGCCCTCCTCCCGGAACTCGTTGCGGCACCCGACGGGCCTGGTGTTCTGCTTGTGTCGACCGACCTCAATGAAGTGATCGAACTCTCGGATCGGATCTTCACAGCTGTGCGTGGCCGACTGATTGAGATCCCAGCAGACGCACGCACCCGGGACAGCATCGGGTCCGTCATGCTGGCCGGCACGGTATGA
- a CDS encoding BamA/TamA family outer membrane protein — protein sequence MTRSTKARFIGTLALACLVQPVDVGAQERPTGLEVGALPAITFDADEGFGYGALVELYQYGDGALGPYMWSARPTVFLTTEGRRDFTLFFDAPHLLPDGWRLDAFLGTEEQIATPYYGVGNASAYDEALDLEDGPNPFFYRFGRNRRSATFNLQRPFGESKLRGLFGAGFVNTDITDVPEGDGTTLYAGEIVTGEDSEWTNYVRAGLVWDSRDRETGTRSGAWTEFLFQRVDEQFGADRSYSRWTFTDRRYLSIGSKLVFAHRYLLQGVTEGAPAHDLFRVQTSFKQQEGLGGAKTVRGVLKNRFAGRGMVVWNAELRWRAAEFRLIGKPFHVVLSAFVDQGRVWDGDVQLSELMTDLHRGFGGGVRIGMGENFIIAADLGRSAEAGMPMYIGLGYLY from the coding sequence ATGACTCGCTCCACGAAAGCCCGATTCATTGGTACGCTCGCCCTTGCCTGCCTTGTGCAGCCGGTCGATGTGGGGGCACAGGAGAGACCCACGGGACTCGAGGTCGGAGCCTTGCCAGCCATCACCTTCGATGCGGACGAAGGGTTCGGATACGGTGCGCTTGTCGAACTCTATCAGTACGGAGATGGTGCCCTGGGTCCGTACATGTGGTCAGCCCGGCCGACGGTCTTCCTGACCACAGAAGGGCGACGGGACTTCACACTGTTCTTCGATGCGCCGCATCTGTTGCCGGACGGATGGCGACTCGATGCCTTTCTCGGTACTGAAGAACAGATTGCGACTCCGTACTACGGTGTTGGCAACGCCTCTGCATACGACGAAGCGTTGGACTTGGAGGATGGCCCAAATCCGTTTTTCTACAGATTCGGTCGCAACAGGCGGAGCGCCACGTTCAATCTCCAGAGGCCTTTTGGAGAGTCCAAGTTGCGTGGGCTCTTCGGCGCGGGCTTCGTAAATACAGACATCACGGACGTCCCTGAGGGAGACGGTACGACGCTGTACGCCGGAGAGATCGTGACCGGCGAAGATTCGGAGTGGACGAATTACGTTCGGGCAGGGTTGGTCTGGGACTCGCGTGATCGTGAGACCGGGACACGAAGTGGCGCCTGGACGGAGTTTCTGTTTCAGCGCGTGGATGAGCAGTTCGGTGCGGATCGGAGTTACTCGCGGTGGACCTTCACCGACCGGAGGTATCTCTCGATTGGCTCGAAGCTGGTCTTCGCACACCGATACTTACTTCAGGGTGTCACGGAAGGCGCGCCGGCACACGACTTGTTCCGGGTGCAGACGTCCTTCAAGCAGCAGGAAGGGCTTGGGGGTGCCAAGACCGTGCGAGGTGTTCTCAAGAACCGCTTTGCTGGACGTGGGATGGTGGTATGGAATGCTGAGCTCCGGTGGCGAGCGGCGGAATTCAGATTGATCGGGAAACCGTTCCATGTGGTTCTTTCGGCGTTCGTCGACCAAGGCAGGGTGTGGGATGGTGACGTGCAGCTCTCCGAGCTCATGACAGACCTTCACCGTGGCTTTGGTGGGGGGGTGCGGATCGGCATGGGTGAGAACTTCATCATCGCCGCAGACCTCGGCCGTTCGGCCGAAGCCGGTATGCCCATGTACATCGGATTGGGATATCTGTACTAG
- a CDS encoding PqiC family protein → MKKISLLVGALFVAGCLGPRPDPSTFYHLTAEASRGASAVPVRVGLGPITLPGYLDRPQMVTRMSENQVGRSEAARWAEPLYDNIWGALAENLTRSIQPESVVAFPWHPSVGVDYGVALDFAHFEADSSGVVRLEVAWKITDDRSGAVLERRATVLDEDTERDGTEAKVVALSRALARLSDEIAAGLRHVHNQRGAR, encoded by the coding sequence ATGAAGAAGATCTCACTGCTGGTCGGAGCATTGTTCGTGGCGGGGTGCCTAGGTCCCCGCCCCGACCCGTCCACGTTCTATCACCTGACCGCCGAGGCTTCGCGCGGTGCCTCCGCCGTCCCGGTGAGGGTGGGTCTCGGGCCCATCACGCTCCCTGGCTATCTGGACCGCCCCCAGATGGTCACCCGGATGAGCGAGAACCAGGTCGGGCGTTCGGAGGCCGCCCGGTGGGCCGAACCGCTCTACGACAACATATGGGGGGCCTTGGCGGAGAACCTGACGCGCTCGATCCAGCCGGAGTCGGTCGTCGCCTTTCCGTGGCACCCCTCCGTCGGCGTCGACTACGGGGTGGCATTGGACTTTGCCCACTTCGAAGCCGACAGCTCCGGAGTCGTTCGGCTGGAGGTGGCGTGGAAAATCACCGACGACCGTTCGGGGGCGGTGCTCGAGCGCCGGGCGACGGTGCTGGACGAGGACACTGAAAGAGACGGGACTGAGGCGAAGGTTGTCGCCCTCAGCCGGGCTCTGGCGCGCCTGAGTGACGAAATCGCGGCGGGCCTTCGGCACGTCCACAACCAGCGCGGCGCACGGTAG
- a CDS encoding MFS transporter: MTEPAEAARGFWKTVFTKPVMSWALYDLANTIFSMNIVSLYLALWVLDMGGTDATWGYANSLAMLLVFVSAPILGALSDQAGRRLPFLKLCTVACVICTAALGVGGLWVTLGFFVVANYFFQASLIFYDATLSVVSTPKTKGVVGGFGVGIGYLGSFIGVVTGLVLLDRIGHVGIFRVTALLFAFFAIPIFIYVKETGVHTKVRLTLKTAGKALRQVKDTLRHLPRYRGLGRFLLGRVFYTDAANTVIIFLGIYTQEEAGFDTTGTQLLMLAAIVSAVLGGLILGSVVDRIGPKRTLNFVLGLWTVALVGAVAIPVFGLPVATFWAVACVAGVALGGTWTADRPYMLILAPPGRLGEFYGLYSMVGRFAAIIGPAMFALVSHTLGWGRPAAMGSLLVWILIAWVILRKVTDEERDWGPEDLLPPEVAG, encoded by the coding sequence ATGACAGAGCCCGCCGAGGCTGCCCGAGGCTTTTGGAAGACCGTCTTCACGAAGCCGGTGATGTCATGGGCTCTCTACGATCTGGCGAACACGATCTTCTCCATGAACATCGTGTCGTTGTATCTGGCGCTGTGGGTTCTCGACATGGGTGGGACCGACGCGACCTGGGGGTATGCGAACAGTCTCGCCATGCTCCTGGTCTTCGTCAGTGCCCCGATCCTCGGGGCGCTCTCCGACCAAGCAGGCAGGCGTTTGCCGTTCCTCAAGCTGTGCACCGTCGCTTGTGTGATCTGTACTGCGGCGCTCGGCGTGGGTGGGCTTTGGGTTACGCTCGGCTTCTTCGTCGTCGCCAACTACTTCTTCCAGGCCAGCCTGATTTTCTACGACGCGACGCTTTCGGTCGTGAGTACGCCGAAGACGAAGGGAGTCGTGGGTGGCTTCGGGGTCGGAATCGGATACCTCGGCTCGTTTATTGGTGTGGTTACTGGCCTGGTCCTTCTGGATCGGATCGGACACGTGGGCATCTTTCGGGTGACCGCTCTTCTGTTTGCGTTCTTTGCGATCCCGATCTTCATCTATGTGAAGGAGACAGGGGTACACACGAAGGTGCGGCTCACCCTGAAGACGGCAGGGAAGGCGTTGCGCCAGGTCAAGGATACGCTGCGCCATCTGCCACGATATCGCGGCCTCGGGCGATTCTTGTTAGGACGGGTCTTCTACACCGATGCCGCGAACACGGTGATCATCTTTCTGGGGATCTACACCCAAGAAGAAGCCGGATTCGACACCACAGGCACTCAACTTCTCATGCTTGCGGCGATCGTATCTGCGGTGCTCGGTGGTCTCATTCTCGGCTCGGTGGTCGATCGGATCGGACCCAAGCGGACGTTGAACTTCGTTCTCGGACTATGGACGGTCGCTCTGGTCGGTGCCGTGGCGATTCCCGTGTTCGGGCTTCCCGTTGCCACGTTCTGGGCCGTCGCATGTGTCGCCGGAGTCGCACTTGGAGGGACGTGGACGGCAGATCGCCCGTACATGTTGATCTTGGCACCACCAGGGCGCCTGGGTGAGTTCTACGGCCTGTACAGCATGGTGGGTCGCTTCGCCGCCATCATTGGACCCGCCATGTTCGCCCTCGTGTCCCATACCTTGGGCTGGGGTCGCCCCGCAGCGATGGGGAGCCTTCTGGTCTGGATTCTGATCGCGTGGGTGATCCTCAGGAAGGTGACCGACGAGGAACGCGACTGGGGGCCGGAGGATCTTCTGCCTCCGGAAGTCGCCGGCTAG
- a CDS encoding alpha/beta fold hydrolase, whose amino-acid sequence MSYIPPFTPDRRLFPFASKWFDSRVGQVHYVDEGVGDPILFLHGNPTWSFLYRGIIIRLKQHFRCIAVDYPGFGLSEAPASYDYTPAEHAEVVSDLVRHLGLDNLTIMGQDWGGPIGMRVALDNLPKVRGLVMGNTWYWPIDTVTMKGFAYAMSAAPMQTQILKKNFFVEKIMPMAVKHPLAEEVMDHYREALPTGQRRIGAAEFPRQLIDASLWLGDLSDEVQDKLRNVPLLLTWGLHDLAFPRQYMDRFREDFVRSQVCRLDAKHYIQEDSPVEISAAIKDFLGSIPSTTSLASQ is encoded by the coding sequence TTGAGCTACATCCCACCCTTCACACCTGATCGCCGCCTCTTCCCGTTCGCGTCGAAGTGGTTCGACAGCCGCGTAGGCCAGGTGCACTACGTAGATGAGGGGGTCGGTGACCCGATCCTTTTCCTCCACGGGAACCCGACATGGAGCTTCCTGTACCGCGGAATCATCATCCGCCTGAAGCAGCACTTCCGCTGTATCGCGGTGGATTATCCAGGGTTCGGGCTCTCCGAAGCGCCCGCCAGCTACGACTACACGCCGGCCGAACACGCCGAGGTCGTCAGCGACTTGGTGAGGCACCTCGGGCTCGACAACCTGACCATCATGGGTCAGGACTGGGGCGGACCTATCGGAATGCGTGTCGCACTGGACAACCTGCCCAAAGTGCGCGGACTCGTGATGGGGAACACGTGGTACTGGCCCATCGACACGGTGACCATGAAGGGCTTCGCGTACGCGATGTCGGCGGCGCCCATGCAAACGCAGATCCTCAAGAAGAACTTCTTCGTCGAGAAGATCATGCCCATGGCGGTGAAACACCCTCTCGCGGAGGAGGTCATGGATCACTACCGCGAAGCGCTGCCAACCGGCCAACGACGAATCGGGGCGGCTGAGTTCCCGCGGCAACTCATCGACGCCTCCCTGTGGCTCGGCGATCTGTCCGACGAGGTGCAGGACAAGCTGAGAAATGTCCCTCTTCTGCTGACGTGGGGTCTCCATGACCTCGCCTTCCCTCGCCAGTATATGGATCGCTTCCGGGAGGACTTCGTGAGGTCTCAAGTGTGCCGCCTCGACGCGAAGCACTACATCCAGGAAGACAGTCCCGTAGAGATCTCTGCAGCGATCAAGGACTTCTTGGGCAGCATCCCTTCAACCACGAGCCTTGCCTCGCAGTGA
- a CDS encoding BMP family protein yields MKRRFTTVFFVACAAIVAACGGAESDASEDDVFRVALLTGGPVSDAGWYAGAYEGLLLLRDQMGAEVSHQQTRTPAEFDEAFLSYASSGYDLVFAHGFEYQDAAIRAGEQFPNTIFVVSGGGRFSANVVPLIFQLEEATYVAGMMAGGMSQSGVVGMVGGVEIPPAQSTFRAFEAGARAMNPEVEILEAFVGNWEDVAAAKEATIAQLQRRADVVIHNMDGGSFGIFQAVREAVAAGGTVWALGMNNDQNHVAPDVILGSAVIRISQAFAETALAWQSGELGGAPIYAGSSGEVIDFVVNPAMTDRVPAALLEAIDEARASIRAGTLEVPSVPFVEGGPGGS; encoded by the coding sequence ATGAAGCGTCGATTTACGACCGTCTTTTTCGTCGCCTGCGCTGCGATCGTGGCCGCTTGTGGCGGCGCGGAGTCGGACGCGAGCGAGGACGATGTCTTCCGCGTCGCGCTGCTCACGGGAGGACCCGTCAGCGATGCTGGCTGGTACGCGGGAGCGTACGAAGGACTCCTGCTCCTACGGGACCAGATGGGTGCGGAAGTCAGTCATCAGCAGACCCGTACGCCCGCCGAGTTTGATGAGGCATTTCTCTCCTACGCATCGTCGGGATACGACCTCGTCTTCGCGCACGGCTTCGAGTATCAGGACGCGGCGATTCGGGCAGGCGAGCAATTCCCGAACACGATTTTTGTGGTCAGTGGGGGAGGACGGTTCTCGGCGAATGTCGTGCCTCTGATCTTCCAGCTCGAAGAAGCGACCTACGTCGCCGGAATGATGGCTGGAGGTATGTCACAGAGTGGCGTTGTGGGCATGGTGGGTGGGGTTGAAATCCCACCGGCTCAGAGCACGTTCCGGGCTTTTGAGGCGGGAGCTCGAGCCATGAATCCCGAGGTCGAGATTCTCGAGGCCTTTGTCGGGAACTGGGAGGATGTAGCGGCGGCGAAGGAGGCCACGATTGCGCAGCTCCAACGCCGTGCCGATGTCGTGATCCACAATATGGACGGCGGCTCCTTCGGGATCTTCCAGGCCGTCCGCGAAGCGGTCGCAGCCGGAGGCACGGTGTGGGCGCTCGGCATGAACAACGACCAAAACCATGTGGCTCCCGACGTCATCTTGGGGAGCGCGGTCATTCGCATCTCTCAAGCGTTCGCCGAAACGGCCCTCGCGTGGCAATCCGGCGAGTTGGGTGGCGCACCCATCTACGCCGGTTCGAGCGGCGAGGTGATCGACTTCGTGGTGAATCCAGCAATGACGGACCGCGTCCCGGCCGCGTTGCTCGAGGCGATAGACGAGGCACGAGCCAGCATTCGAGCCGGCACGCTCGAAGTGCCCAGTGTGCCTTTTGTTGAAGGCGGGCCCGGGGGGTCGTGA
- the crcB gene encoding fluoride efflux transporter CrcB: MTLLIIGIGGPLGAISRYVASGWVQNMTGSEFPWGTMAVNVSGSLALGFVLVWLQANVSVELRQFVALGFLGSFTTFSTFSYEAVALVRDGELWRAGGYLAGSVMLGVLALAVGMSLATAFVSRG; the protein is encoded by the coding sequence GTGACACTCCTCATCATCGGGATCGGTGGCCCGCTGGGCGCGATCTCCAGATACGTCGCCTCTGGCTGGGTCCAGAACATGACCGGCAGCGAGTTTCCGTGGGGCACAATGGCGGTCAACGTCAGCGGGTCATTGGCGCTCGGATTCGTACTGGTGTGGCTGCAAGCAAACGTCTCCGTCGAACTCCGACAGTTCGTCGCCCTCGGATTCCTGGGGTCCTTCACCACCTTCAGCACCTTCAGCTACGAAGCGGTCGCCTTGGTGCGAGATGGAGAGCTGTGGCGAGCCGGCGGCTACCTGGCAGGATCGGTGATGCTCGGAGTGTTGGCACTCGCCGTCGGTATGTCGCTGGCGACGGCGTTCGTCTCACGGGGCTGA
- a CDS encoding sodium-dependent transporter gives MDEQQRGNWSSSLGFILAATGSAIGLGNLWKFPYITWDNDGGAFVLVYLLCIAAVGLPIMMAELIIGRKTQKSAVPAFKEAIGPAWGVVGLWGVLCGFILLSYYTVIAGWSLFYFWKSVQWSLGGFTAAGAMGDVFGQQVSKIGLQLGLSLSFSIATVGVVYFGIQKGIERVARIFLPILFGILLLLLVSALGMDGSGEALSFLFRPNFAELEPSSVLEALGHAFFTLSLGMGAMITYGSYLAKDQSIVKAAGWIVLLDTAIAIVASIIMFSVIFSVAGMREQVGSSPVGMLFISLPELFYTSVPFGTILAPLFYVLVAFAALTSTIAMLEVTVSYVIDEHRLKRSKATMLSGAAVFVFTICAALSFSDTPFFSTWQIFDIGNPNKMGWFATMDHFVGNWMLPTGGLAVTLAAGWFMTREETEAELVDGTEPAWFKYGAWRFFIRYVAPIAVAAIIIAVMLGVDFA, from the coding sequence ATGGACGAGCAGCAACGCGGCAATTGGAGCTCAAGCCTGGGCTTCATCTTGGCCGCTACAGGAAGCGCCATCGGACTCGGGAATCTGTGGAAATTTCCCTACATCACCTGGGACAACGACGGCGGCGCGTTCGTCCTTGTTTATCTGCTCTGCATCGCCGCAGTCGGCCTGCCCATCATGATGGCCGAACTGATCATCGGGCGGAAAACGCAGAAGAGTGCGGTCCCCGCTTTTAAGGAGGCCATCGGCCCGGCCTGGGGCGTCGTCGGACTCTGGGGTGTGTTGTGCGGCTTCATTCTGCTGAGCTACTACACGGTCATCGCGGGCTGGTCCCTCTTCTACTTCTGGAAGTCGGTCCAGTGGAGCCTGGGAGGCTTCACCGCGGCGGGCGCGATGGGGGACGTCTTCGGGCAACAGGTGAGCAAGATCGGTCTGCAGTTGGGTCTCTCGCTCAGTTTCAGTATCGCGACCGTCGGCGTCGTGTACTTCGGTATCCAGAAGGGGATCGAGCGCGTCGCCCGAATCTTCTTGCCGATCCTCTTCGGTATCCTCTTACTGCTGCTCGTAAGCGCACTCGGAATGGATGGGTCCGGGGAAGCCCTGAGCTTCCTATTCAGGCCGAACTTCGCAGAGCTCGAGCCAAGCAGCGTCCTGGAAGCGCTTGGGCACGCGTTCTTCACGCTCTCGCTGGGCATGGGCGCAATGATCACGTACGGATCGTACCTCGCCAAGGACCAATCCATCGTGAAAGCGGCCGGGTGGATCGTGCTGCTCGACACGGCCATCGCGATCGTGGCGAGCATCATCATGTTCTCGGTGATCTTCTCGGTCGCAGGAATGCGTGAGCAGGTCGGGTCCTCTCCGGTGGGCATGCTCTTCATCTCGCTACCCGAGCTCTTTTACACCTCGGTGCCATTCGGGACGATCCTCGCGCCGTTGTTCTACGTGCTCGTCGCATTTGCGGCACTCACGTCGACAATCGCGATGCTCGAAGTAACGGTCTCGTATGTCATCGACGAACACAGACTCAAACGCTCCAAGGCGACCATGTTGTCTGGGGCGGCCGTCTTCGTGTTCACGATCTGCGCGGCACTCTCTTTCAGCGACACGCCTTTCTTCTCGACGTGGCAGATCTTCGACATCGGGAACCCGAATAAGATGGGTTGGTTCGCCACCATGGATCATTTCGTGGGCAACTGGATGCTGCCTACGGGGGGGCTTGCGGTCACGCTCGCTGCCGGGTGGTTCATGACTCGCGAGGAGACCGAGGCGGAGCTAGTCGACGGTACTGAGCCTGCATGGTTCAAGTACGGCGCTTGGCGCTTCTTCATCCGCTACGTCGCGCCGATCGCGGTGGCGGCGATCATTATCGCGGTGATGCTCGGTGTGGACTTCGCTTAG